A genomic region of Alistipes megaguti contains the following coding sequences:
- a CDS encoding glycoside hydrolase family 2 TIM barrel-domain containing protein, producing MKKFLILSLLLLFCGTLRAGDDARHDPSINAINRLPMHAAFFAYESAEKAIAGNRKASERYLSLNGTWKFLWVRDACDRPDTFFRTDFDDKAWKTMPVPGMWQLNGYGDPQYVNHGYPWREQFKSDPPHYPDTGNHVGSYRRVIEIPETWSGQQVIAHFGSVTSNMSLWVNGRYVGYSEDSKLEAEFDLTPYVKPGANLIAFQIFRWCDGTYLEDQDFFRLSGIARDCYLYTRDERHIADLQVTPSLDNGYTTGQLDIRAEMSRSSKGCTLELEVSDHTGRPVASERTKVSATRQQIRLNAGKVDLWSAETPVLYRLTATLRAPSGEVIEVIPLRTGFREVKIAGGQLLVNGRPILVKGVNRHEMDPDGGYIVSEERMLQDIRILKENNFNAVRTCHYPDDVRWYELCDEYGLYVVAEANIESHGMGYGKNPLASDPVWKKAHLERNERNVRRNFNHPSVIIWSLGNESGDGANFTACYDWIKAYDPSRPVQFEQAFWGKDHNTDIICPMYWYYDKCKRYASDNPKKPLIQCEYAHAMGNSMGGFKEYWDLIRKYPSYQGGFIWDFVDQSLRKQGKNGVMIYGYGGDWNPYDASDKNFCDNGLVSPDRIPNPHMHEVRYWQQPIWVREVDLQTGRIAVFNEYAFRDISAYSLHWRLLCDGHEVLCGSVPSLDVAPQTEVPLQLAYDAGSLPTEGELLLDIAFRLQNAEAPLPAGHTVARQQLVVRERKAEMPEIAVRRIDSYTSDGTVALVQEDRNFLIVEGENIRLDFDRRNGFMTRYEVDGVAYLYPGTTLRPNFWRAPTDNDFGAGVQRKNRMWNNPRIELKELVGRMEGEIAVITADYELPEIPAKLQMEYRVGNTGEILVTEKLITAKDVKVPDLQRFGMRMEMPATFDRINYYGRGPWENYSDRKSSAFLGLYSQTVDEQFYPYIRPQETGTKSDIRWWHQGDRSGRGLMFTSAEPFSASALHYSQESLDEGLTKKQGHSQEVVPQDRVFLCIDKTQSGLGCVNSWGARPGAAYRLPYKDYVFEFRMAPEIKLY from the coding sequence ATGAAAAAATTCCTTATTTTGAGCCTGCTGCTTCTATTCTGTGGAACGCTTCGCGCCGGAGATGACGCCCGACATGATCCTTCGATAAATGCCATCAACAGATTGCCTATGCATGCTGCATTTTTTGCCTACGAATCGGCAGAAAAGGCCATCGCAGGCAATCGGAAGGCATCCGAACGCTACCTCTCCTTGAACGGCACCTGGAAATTTCTTTGGGTCCGTGACGCTTGTGATCGTCCTGATACCTTTTTTCGTACTGATTTCGATGATAAAGCTTGGAAAACAATGCCGGTACCTGGAATGTGGCAGTTAAACGGTTATGGCGACCCGCAGTATGTCAATCATGGATATCCATGGCGGGAACAGTTCAAAAGCGATCCTCCGCATTATCCCGATACCGGGAATCATGTCGGCTCCTACCGTCGCGTGATCGAAATACCTGAAACATGGAGCGGACAGCAGGTTATCGCCCATTTCGGCTCAGTGACTTCGAATATGAGCCTATGGGTCAACGGTCGGTATGTGGGATATAGCGAAGATAGTAAATTGGAGGCCGAATTCGACTTGACACCTTATGTGAAACCGGGAGCGAATCTGATCGCTTTCCAGATTTTCCGCTGGTGTGACGGCACCTATCTTGAAGATCAGGATTTTTTCCGCTTGTCAGGCATCGCACGCGACTGTTACCTCTATACCCGCGATGAACGCCATATCGCCGATCTGCAAGTCACCCCGTCGCTCGACAATGGTTACACGACAGGGCAACTCGACATCCGGGCGGAGATGTCTCGTTCCAGTAAAGGGTGTACGCTTGAATTGGAAGTGTCGGATCACACGGGACGGCCGGTTGCATCCGAACGCACGAAAGTCTCCGCGACGCGACAGCAGATTAGGCTCAATGCCGGAAAAGTCGATCTCTGGAGCGCAGAAACCCCTGTGTTGTATCGTCTAACGGCAACGTTGCGCGCTCCGTCAGGCGAGGTAATCGAGGTGATTCCTCTGCGTACGGGTTTCCGCGAGGTGAAGATTGCAGGCGGACAGTTGCTCGTCAACGGCAGACCGATTTTGGTCAAAGGGGTGAATCGGCATGAAATGGACCCTGACGGCGGGTATATAGTTTCCGAAGAACGGATGCTGCAAGACATTCGGATACTGAAAGAAAACAATTTTAATGCAGTACGTACGTGCCATTATCCGGATGATGTGCGTTGGTATGAGTTGTGTGATGAATACGGGCTGTACGTAGTTGCTGAGGCGAACATAGAGTCACATGGTATGGGTTATGGTAAGAATCCCTTGGCAAGTGATCCGGTATGGAAAAAAGCCCACCTTGAACGCAACGAACGCAATGTGCGCCGGAATTTCAACCATCCGTCGGTCATTATTTGGTCGCTGGGGAATGAATCGGGAGACGGAGCGAATTTCACAGCCTGTTATGACTGGATCAAGGCATACGATCCCTCGCGTCCGGTACAATTCGAACAGGCTTTTTGGGGTAAAGACCACAATACCGACATTATTTGCCCGATGTACTGGTATTACGACAAATGCAAACGTTACGCCTCGGACAATCCGAAAAAACCATTGATCCAGTGTGAATACGCCCATGCCATGGGTAACTCGATGGGCGGTTTCAAGGAGTATTGGGATCTTATCCGTAAATATCCCTCCTATCAAGGCGGATTCATCTGGGATTTTGTCGATCAGTCGCTGAGGAAACAGGGCAAGAACGGAGTAATGATTTACGGTTATGGTGGAGACTGGAATCCGTATGACGCTTCGGATAAGAATTTCTGTGATAATGGGCTGGTCAGTCCTGACCGTATCCCGAATCCCCACATGCATGAAGTGCGCTACTGGCAACAGCCTATTTGGGTGCGTGAGGTGGATCTGCAAACCGGGCGCATCGCTGTGTTCAACGAATATGCCTTTCGGGATATTTCCGCCTACAGCCTTCATTGGCGGTTGTTATGCGACGGGCACGAAGTACTCTGCGGGAGTGTTCCGTCGCTCGATGTCGCTCCTCAAACCGAAGTGCCGCTCCAGTTGGCTTACGATGCCGGCAGCCTGCCGACCGAAGGGGAATTGTTGCTCGATATCGCTTTCCGGCTCCAAAATGCCGAAGCACCGTTGCCGGCAGGCCATACCGTTGCCCGACAGCAATTGGTGGTCCGCGAACGGAAGGCGGAGATGCCCGAAATAGCCGTTCGACGCATTGATAGCTATACATCGGACGGAACGGTGGCTCTTGTTCAGGAAGACCGGAATTTCTTGATCGTTGAAGGCGAAAACATACGGTTGGATTTCGATCGCCGGAATGGTTTTATGACTCGTTATGAGGTCGACGGGGTTGCTTATCTGTATCCTGGTACGACTTTGAGACCCAATTTTTGGCGGGCTCCGACCGATAATGATTTCGGTGCTGGAGTGCAGCGTAAAAACCGGATGTGGAATAATCCCCGAATAGAACTCAAAGAACTTGTCGGGCGGATGGAAGGAGAGATTGCCGTAATTACCGCGGACTATGAACTGCCGGAGATACCGGCTAAATTGCAAATGGAGTATCGAGTCGGCAATACCGGAGAAATCCTCGTTACGGAGAAACTGATCACGGCAAAGGATGTTAAGGTCCCCGATTTGCAACGTTTTGGAATGCGTATGGAGATGCCTGCGACATTCGATCGAATCAATTATTACGGTCGAGGACCGTGGGAGAATTATTCCGACCGTAAGTCATCGGCGTTTTTGGGCCTCTATTCGCAGACGGTGGATGAACAATTTTATCCTTATATCCGCCCTCAAGAGACCGGTACCAAGAGTGATATTCGCTGGTGGCATCAGGGAGACCGATCCGGACGAGGACTGATGTTCACATCAGCAGAACCTTTTTCGGCGTCAGCTTTGCACTATTCACAGGAATCGCTCGATGAGGGTTTGACCAAGAAGCAAGGACATTCGCAGGAGGTTGTTCCGCAGGATCGGGTATTTCTCTGTATTGACAAAACGCAAAGCGGTCTTGGTTGTGTGAATTCGTGGGGAGCCCGCCCGGGAGCCGCCTATCGGCTTCCGTACAAAGACTATGTTTTTGAATTCCGAATGGCTCCTGAAATAAAATTATATTAG
- a CDS encoding glycoside hydrolase family 3 protein produces the protein MMKEMGKAFLMGMLLFPAVVWAQISPEAAARAAALVRQMTLEEKIDYIGGYNHFYIRGIPRLGVPEIRMADGPQGVRNKTRSTMYPCGIAAAASWSREAVYEMGVGLGRDARARGVHILLGPGVNIYRSPLCGRNFEYFGEDPLLASETAVCYIRGVQSQGVMATIKHFAGNNQEYDRHHTGSDIDERTLHEIYLPAFRRAVREAGVGAVMSSYNMLNGVHASENRILQVDILRDKWDFEGILMSDWNSTYSAAGAANNGLDLEMPSGQFMNREQLMPLIASGVVSERTIDLKVQHILQTLITFGFFDRHQQDRTIAENDAVSRLAALRLARESAVLLKNDGNILPLRGGNILVMGPCADTIYTGGGSGAVHPFHTVSVVEGMKKMGRRYKVNSDEINLCRDLSCGEYYADPHNRDMGLLKEYDLAVRKADAVILCMGFNSKTEKEDADRSFSLPEGQERLITDVAKLNQHVIVVINSGGGVEMQPWLGKIQGLLMAWYPGQEGGLALAEILTGRISPSGKLPVSIERCWEDNPVAGSYYPNLPDGLYRKQTTRRVNYNEGVFIGYRGYDCNGTTPLFPFGFGLSYTTFTYSDLKVKTDADSVRVSFEVRNTGKCDGAEVAQVYVSDVACSVPRPERELKGYEKLFLKAGEQRQVNIVLDRDAFAFYDIQTGDFVTEPGTFVISAGSSSADLPLKQTITF, from the coding sequence ATGATGAAAGAGATGGGCAAAGCGTTTTTGATGGGAATGCTGTTGTTCCCGGCAGTGGTGTGGGCTCAAATCTCCCCCGAAGCTGCCGCTCGGGCCGCTGCGCTCGTACGGCAAATGACGCTCGAAGAGAAAATCGATTATATCGGCGGCTACAATCACTTTTACATCCGCGGCATACCCCGGTTGGGAGTTCCCGAAATCCGCATGGCTGACGGTCCGCAGGGAGTACGCAACAAGACCCGCAGTACAATGTATCCCTGTGGTATCGCCGCTGCTGCCTCTTGGAGCCGTGAGGCTGTATATGAAATGGGTGTAGGACTGGGACGTGACGCCCGGGCTCGCGGGGTCCATATTCTGCTTGGGCCTGGAGTGAATATCTACCGTTCGCCCCTGTGCGGACGCAATTTCGAATATTTCGGCGAAGATCCGTTGCTGGCCTCAGAAACGGCCGTCTGCTATATCCGTGGTGTGCAGTCTCAGGGCGTGATGGCTACAATCAAACATTTTGCCGGTAACAATCAGGAATACGACCGTCACCATACGGGTTCGGATATCGATGAACGAACGCTCCATGAAATCTATCTGCCGGCTTTCCGACGGGCTGTCCGGGAAGCCGGCGTAGGGGCAGTCATGTCGAGTTATAATATGCTGAACGGAGTACATGCCTCGGAAAACCGAATTCTGCAAGTAGATATTTTGCGAGATAAATGGGATTTTGAAGGGATACTGATGTCCGATTGGAACTCAACCTATTCCGCAGCAGGAGCCGCCAACAACGGGCTCGATTTGGAGATGCCTTCGGGACAATTCATGAACCGGGAACAGTTGATGCCCCTCATCGCCTCGGGTGTCGTTTCCGAACGGACAATCGACTTGAAAGTGCAGCATATTCTCCAAACACTCATCACATTTGGTTTTTTCGATCGCCATCAGCAAGATCGAACAATTGCCGAAAATGATGCCGTATCGCGCCTTGCCGCTTTGCGGCTGGCCCGGGAAAGCGCAGTCCTGTTGAAGAATGACGGAAATATTCTACCCTTGCGCGGAGGGAACATCCTGGTCATGGGACCCTGCGCCGATACGATCTATACGGGTGGAGGAAGCGGGGCAGTCCATCCGTTTCACACGGTATCGGTTGTCGAAGGAATGAAGAAAATGGGACGCCGTTATAAAGTGAACAGCGATGAAATAAATCTCTGCCGCGATCTTTCGTGCGGAGAATATTATGCTGATCCGCACAACCGGGATATGGGTCTGCTGAAGGAATATGATCTTGCGGTCCGCAAAGCTGATGCTGTAATACTTTGTATGGGATTCAACTCCAAGACCGAAAAGGAAGATGCCGATCGTAGTTTTTCATTGCCGGAAGGACAGGAACGCTTGATTACTGATGTGGCAAAACTCAATCAGCATGTCATAGTAGTGATCAACAGCGGCGGTGGAGTTGAGATGCAACCCTGGCTGGGAAAAATCCAGGGCCTGCTGATGGCCTGGTATCCGGGACAGGAAGGTGGTCTTGCACTGGCGGAGATTCTTACGGGCCGCATTTCTCCAAGCGGAAAACTTCCTGTATCCATTGAGCGATGCTGGGAAGACAATCCTGTCGCGGGCAGTTATTATCCCAATTTGCCCGATGGCCTTTATCGCAAGCAGACCACCCGGCGTGTCAATTACAACGAAGGTGTCTTTATCGGTTACCGAGGGTATGATTGCAACGGAACCACCCCACTTTTTCCGTTCGGTTTCGGATTGAGCTATACAACGTTCACCTATTCGGACCTTAAGGTAAAGACCGATGCCGATTCGGTGCGGGTTTCGTTCGAAGTGCGCAATACGGGCAAGTGTGACGGAGCCGAAGTCGCACAAGTCTATGTAAGCGACGTGGCATGTTCCGTGCCTCGACCGGAACGGGAACTGAAGGGCTATGAAAAGCTATTTCTCAAAGCCGGAGAGCAGCGTCAGGTAAACATCGTGCTGGATAGAGATGCTTTTGCATTCTATGATATACAAACCGGTGATTTCGTGACCGAGCCGGGAACATTTGTAATCTCGGCCGGCTCATCCTCCGCCGACTTACCGCTAAAACAGACAATAACATTCTAA
- a CDS encoding glycoside hydrolase family 97 protein has translation MKLLKTCLAALLLAGASATAQELRSPNGKLQMLFSLDKAGTPLYELRYGDKIVVKPSKMGFLLRGKEETMKFGEEMTKTKAARLTESLCDEFEILDTQSATFDETWQPVWGEESSIRNHYNELCVSLRQPHSDRRMTIRFRLFDDGLGFRYEFPVQPRLVYFVIADECTEFAMTGDHTAWWIPGDYDTQEYDYTCSRLSEIRGHMSGSITDNLSQTAFSPTGVQTSLQLKTDDGLYINLHEAALVNFPAMHLELDDRTMVFKAHLTPDPNGDKADMQTPAITPWRTVIVSDDAREILASRLTLNLNEPCKIEDTSWIRPCKYMGVWWEMITGKSSWSYTDELQSVHLDTDDLTKVKPNGRHGATTANVKRYIDFAADHGMDAVLVEGWNIGWEDWYGNMKDYVFDFVTPYPDFDVEEIQRYAAEKGVKMIMHHETSGSVRNYERHLEAAYRFMNEHGYPAVKSGYVGNIIPKGNNHYNQWMVNHYLYAVKKAADYRIMVNAHEAVRPTGLCRTWPNLIGNESARGTEYQAFGGSKPSHVTVLPFTRLIGGPMDYTPGIFEMEISKINPNNHSHANCTIANQLGIYVVMSSPLQMAADLPENYERFPDAFRFIEEVALDWSESRYLEAEPGAYITVARKAKDSGRWFLGCCAGTEHLSDIRFDFLDPSKTYVATIYADAPDADYRNNPQAYTIREVRCTSKSRLQQRAVEGGGFAISFREATSADNKLPRLK, from the coding sequence ATGAAACTACTGAAAACATGTCTGGCCGCCCTGCTACTTGCAGGCGCCTCGGCTACGGCCCAGGAGCTCCGCTCCCCAAACGGAAAACTGCAGATGCTCTTTTCTCTCGACAAGGCCGGAACGCCGCTCTACGAACTCCGCTATGGAGACAAAATCGTTGTAAAACCCAGCAAAATGGGATTCCTGCTCCGCGGGAAGGAGGAGACCATGAAGTTCGGGGAGGAGATGACAAAGACGAAAGCTGCACGACTCACCGAATCGCTCTGTGACGAATTCGAGATCCTCGACACGCAGAGCGCCACGTTCGACGAAACCTGGCAGCCGGTCTGGGGCGAGGAGTCGTCGATCCGCAACCACTACAACGAACTCTGCGTCTCACTTCGCCAGCCGCACAGCGACAGACGAATGACCATCCGGTTCCGACTCTTCGACGACGGGCTGGGATTCCGCTACGAATTCCCCGTACAGCCCCGTCTGGTCTACTTCGTCATCGCCGACGAGTGCACGGAATTCGCCATGACCGGAGACCACACCGCCTGGTGGATTCCCGGAGACTACGACACCCAGGAATACGACTATACCTGCTCGAGGCTTTCGGAGATCCGCGGACACATGAGCGGCTCGATCACCGACAACCTCTCGCAGACGGCCTTCTCGCCGACCGGCGTACAGACCTCCCTGCAACTGAAAACCGACGACGGGCTCTACATCAATCTCCATGAGGCGGCTCTGGTCAACTTCCCGGCCATGCACCTCGAACTCGATGATCGTACGATGGTCTTCAAGGCGCATCTGACTCCCGACCCCAACGGCGACAAGGCCGACATGCAGACCCCGGCCATAACACCCTGGCGGACGGTGATCGTCTCGGACGATGCCCGGGAGATCCTCGCCTCGCGTCTGACACTCAACCTGAACGAACCCTGCAAGATCGAGGATACTTCGTGGATCCGTCCCTGCAAATACATGGGGGTCTGGTGGGAGATGATCACCGGCAAAAGCAGCTGGTCCTACACCGACGAACTGCAGAGCGTACACCTCGATACGGATGATCTGACGAAGGTCAAACCAAACGGACGCCACGGCGCTACGACCGCCAATGTGAAACGTTACATCGACTTCGCCGCAGATCACGGCATGGACGCTGTGCTGGTCGAGGGATGGAACATCGGCTGGGAGGACTGGTACGGCAACATGAAGGATTATGTTTTCGACTTCGTGACCCCTTATCCGGATTTCGATGTCGAGGAGATTCAACGCTACGCCGCCGAAAAGGGCGTGAAGATGATCATGCACCACGAAACCTCGGGATCGGTACGCAATTACGAACGGCACCTCGAAGCCGCCTACCGTTTCATGAACGAACACGGCTATCCGGCCGTCAAGTCGGGGTACGTGGGCAACATCATCCCCAAGGGAAACAACCACTACAACCAGTGGATGGTCAACCACTATCTCTATGCCGTGAAGAAAGCCGCCGACTACCGCATCATGGTCAATGCCCACGAGGCCGTGCGTCCGACGGGACTCTGCCGCACATGGCCCAATCTGATCGGCAACGAGTCGGCCCGAGGCACGGAATACCAGGCGTTCGGAGGATCGAAGCCCTCGCATGTCACCGTACTGCCCTTCACACGGCTTATCGGCGGCCCGATGGACTATACGCCGGGCATCTTCGAAATGGAGATTTCGAAAATTAACCCGAACAACCATTCGCACGCCAACTGTACGATCGCCAACCAGCTGGGAATCTATGTAGTGATGTCCTCCCCGCTGCAGATGGCCGCCGATCTGCCCGAAAACTACGAGCGCTTCCCCGATGCCTTCCGGTTCATCGAGGAGGTGGCGCTCGACTGGTCCGAAAGCCGCTACCTGGAGGCCGAGCCCGGAGCCTACATCACCGTGGCCCGCAAGGCCAAGGATTCGGGACGCTGGTTCCTGGGATGCTGCGCCGGCACAGAGCACCTCTCCGACATCCGGTTCGACTTCCTCGACCCGTCAAAAACCTACGTGGCGACGATCTACGCCGATGCCCCCGACGCCGACTACCGGAACAACCCGCAGGCCTACACGATCCGTGAGGTGCGCTGCACGTCGAAGAGCCGGCTGCAACAACGAGCTGTCGAAGGC